The genome window GAGTCGATAGGAATACTCTAGCCGAACGTGGCGTCCGTATTTGGCTCAAAATGATATTTGAGAACGGCTTCTTCCACGCGGACCCTCACCCCGGGAATCTGGTGTTGGAACCGAATGGCCGCCTGGGCCTCATCGATTTTGGCATGGTGGGCACTATCGATGAGCAGGTCCGGGACTCCCTGCTGGAGGCAGTCCGAGCGGTGGCGGACCAGGACGCCGATAAGTCGCTCGACGCCTTGGAAGATATGGACGCCATCTCTAGGGTCAGCTCTCGAGAGGCGCTGCGGCGTGACCTGCTGCAAGTCGTGGGACGGTACCAGCGTCTCTCTGTTGACGAAGTCAGGGTTGGCTTCTTGCTGGATGAAATCTTCGCAATGGTCCGGCAGCACAGGCTTCAACTCCCCACCAACGTCTTCCTTCTCCTCAAGACATTGGCCATGGCTGAAGGCGTCGGCACCCGCCTGGACCCGGACTTTGACATGGTCTCCGTCCTTAAGCCCTACGCCGAAAAAGAAGTCCGCAAAAAATACTCCTTCGGCCAAATCGCCAGCCGCATCAAGGCCACCAGCGCGGATGCCCTTATGCTGGGCCTGGAGCTGCCCAAGCGATTGCGCCGCATCGCCAGGTCTGTTGAAAGACAGGAGTTCAGGATAGCCATGGAGCCCGTAGGCGTAGATCCCTACCTCCGACGGCTGGAAAAACTGGCTAACCGGCTTGCGCTAGCCATAATAACCGGCTCCCTCATCGCCGGCCTCGCCGTCCTCACCTCCGTCTACCGCCCCGCCGGCGAAAACACCTGGGTTGGCATAATCTTTGCCTTGGGCCTAATCGTAGCCATCTCCCTGGGCGGCTACCTGGCCTGGAGCATCCTCCGCTCCCAGTGGCGCTAGCATCTTGTCATCCTGAGCGAAGGGCCGTACTCAGCCCGCAGTCGAAGGATCTGTTGTGTCTGCTGCTTGCTTTCCAC of SAR202 cluster bacterium contains these proteins:
- a CDS encoding AarF/ABC1/UbiB kinase family protein, whose translation is EISQTVTLELGGPINSVFAAFDPNPIGVASIGQVHAATLPDGSEVVVKVRKPGVVDQVQEDLEILYNLAAMASKRWDVAKQYDMSRLVQEFSDALRAELDYVAEGKNIEHFAQLFRNTPEVHIPKIYWEYSTPRMITMEHIKGVRLADAAEINIAGVDRNTLAERGVRIWLKMIFENGFFHADPHPGNLVLEPNGRLGLIDFGMVGTIDEQVRDSLLEAVRAVADQDADKSLDALEDMDAISRVSSREALRRDLLQVVGRYQRLSVDEVRVGFLLDEIFAMVRQHRLQLPTNVFLLLKTLAMAEGVGTRLDPDFDMVSVLKPYAEKEVRKKYSFGQIASRIKATSADALMLGLELPKRLRRIARSVERQEFRIAMEPVGVDPYLRRLEKLANRLALAIITGSLIAGLAVLTSVYRPAGENTWVGIIFALGLIVAISLGGYLAWSILRSQWR